The Abditibacteriaceae bacterium genome includes a region encoding these proteins:
- a CDS encoding YebC/PmpR family DNA-binding transcriptional regulator has translation MAGHSKWKNIRLHKGKADAARGKVFAKLSRELTVAAKAGGGSVDSNPRLRFAVDKAKSESMPADNIKRAIQKGTGELASENYEEITYEGYGPSGVAVMVETATDNKNRTVADLRNLFLKNGGNLGESGSVAWQFTRKGQVSVEGADEDTLMEAALEAGAEDVEDGLVTTAPEDLARVRDELEKAGFTIASAELQMVPSTTVALEGDAARKMLKLLDVLEDYDDVQNVAANFDIADDEMN, from the coding sequence ATGGCTGGACATAGCAAATGGAAAAACATCCGTCTGCACAAAGGAAAAGCCGACGCTGCGCGCGGAAAGGTTTTCGCCAAGTTGTCGCGTGAATTGACCGTCGCGGCCAAAGCGGGCGGTGGCAGTGTCGATTCCAATCCGCGTTTGCGGTTTGCCGTCGATAAGGCCAAGTCCGAGTCGATGCCCGCCGATAACATTAAGCGCGCGATTCAAAAAGGCACCGGCGAACTGGCTTCGGAAAACTACGAAGAAATCACCTACGAAGGCTACGGCCCCAGCGGTGTCGCGGTGATGGTCGAAACGGCAACCGACAACAAGAATCGCACCGTCGCTGATTTGCGCAACCTGTTCCTCAAGAACGGCGGCAACCTCGGCGAAAGCGGTTCGGTTGCGTGGCAGTTCACCCGCAAGGGACAGGTTTCCGTTGAAGGCGCCGACGAAGATACCCTGATGGAAGCCGCGCTCGAAGCCGGAGCCGAAGATGTCGAAGATGGCCTGGTCACAACCGCGCCCGAAGATCTGGCACGCGTGCGCGACGAGCTGGAAAAGGCAGGTTTCACCATTGCTTCTGCCGAATTGCAAATGGTGCCTTCGACAACCGTGGCTCTTGAAGGCGACGCCGCTCGTAAAATGCTGAAGTTGCTGGACGTTCTCGAAGATTACGACGATGTGCAAAACGTCGCCGCCAATTTTGATATCGCCGACGACGAGATGAATTAG
- a CDS encoding peptidyl-prolyl cis-trans isomerase, whose translation MKKQVAGFLGASALALAIAGCGGPGATGGGGSVATVNGEAIGREDLHLYLEATSGERALREMIDNRLVLQEAKKGNIEVTEKDIDDVVAARKAEGGPAAQTIETVTKTGGTQLKAYRDSIKNQLVIDRLVTKDVKVDDKALQAWFTKNKKDYSTPTRVKLGLLITSSKPRADAMAQQLKAKTKTFAQLVDEQKKAKDAAAGSSAVETPTTTPQDELPGEVKPAVAKLKDGETTPVLLLTPATSPQKVYGILRLVSREQGKNPTLADVKTQVETDYKLEQIARKTVAQNPQNPKFDETVQRTQQYLFQQQAQQGIMTPPSRRDVLRFINQTAIQQLTTKLQTSAKVEIPDPAFAELAKAYVPAPTPGAPGATPAAGGPAAPSAPAAPAAPAAKQ comes from the coding sequence ATGAAGAAACAGGTAGCAGGATTTTTGGGAGCCAGCGCGCTGGCTTTGGCGATTGCCGGTTGTGGTGGCCCTGGAGCAACGGGCGGCGGCGGTTCGGTTGCAACTGTGAACGGCGAAGCAATTGGCCGCGAAGACCTCCATTTGTACCTCGAAGCCACCTCGGGTGAACGCGCCTTGCGCGAAATGATCGACAACCGTTTGGTGTTGCAGGAAGCGAAAAAGGGCAACATCGAAGTGACCGAAAAAGACATCGACGATGTCGTTGCAGCGCGCAAGGCCGAAGGCGGCCCGGCGGCGCAAACCATCGAAACCGTGACCAAAACCGGCGGCACGCAGCTGAAAGCGTATCGCGACAGCATCAAGAATCAGCTGGTCATCGACCGTCTGGTGACCAAAGATGTCAAAGTCGATGACAAAGCGCTGCAAGCGTGGTTCACCAAAAACAAGAAAGATTACTCGACGCCAACGCGCGTCAAACTCGGCTTGCTGATTACATCGTCGAAGCCACGCGCCGACGCGATGGCGCAGCAGCTCAAGGCCAAAACCAAAACGTTCGCGCAGCTCGTCGATGAGCAGAAAAAAGCCAAAGACGCCGCTGCCGGTTCGAGTGCTGTTGAAACGCCCACTACAACGCCGCAGGACGAGTTGCCCGGTGAAGTGAAGCCTGCCGTTGCCAAGCTGAAAGATGGCGAAACAACACCAGTGCTTTTGCTTACGCCTGCCACCTCGCCGCAAAAGGTGTACGGAATTTTGCGTCTCGTTTCGCGCGAACAGGGCAAAAACCCGACGCTTGCCGATGTGAAGACGCAAGTTGAAACCGACTACAAGCTGGAACAGATCGCTCGTAAAACCGTGGCGCAGAATCCGCAAAACCCGAAGTTCGACGAAACGGTTCAGCGCACGCAGCAGTATTTGTTTCAGCAGCAAGCACAGCAGGGAATTATGACGCCGCCTTCGCGCCGCGATGTATTGCGCTTCATCAACCAAACTGCGATTCAGCAGCTCACCACGAAGCTGCAGACCTCAGCGAAAGTTGAAATTCCCGATCCCGCTTTCGCCGAACTCGCCAAAGCTTACGTTCCGGCGCCAACACCGGGCGCGCCTGGCGCAACTCCGGCAGCCGGTGGCCCCGCTGCTCCGTCCGCACCTGCTGCACCTGCGGCTCCCGCAGCCAAGCAGTAA